CCGACCGACTGGAAGTTGCCACACGAGTTCGAGCAGGCGCCACACCGGATACAGTACAGCGTCTCGCGGAGGTCGTCGTCCTCGCGCATCGCGAGGCGACCGTTGTCGACGAGCACGAGGTGGAACTCGCGGTCGGGGTGTGGCTCGGTCGCCCCGTCGCCCGACGCGGTTCCCGACGCCGCCATCGGCTCGTCCGGATCGGCGAAGTCCACCGGCGGCGACGGCGTCGGCGGCGTGAGCAACGACACGTACGAGGTGATGTCCTGGCCGGTTCCCGAGCGACCGATCAACTCGACGAACGGTGCGAGGTCCTCGACGCTGGGAATCACCTTCTCAACGCCCGCGACCGCGACGTGGGTGTCGGGGACGACCGCCGTCTTGCGGGCGTTCCCCTCGCTGGTGACGAGCGCCACGGTCCCGGAGTCGGCGGTGAGGAAGTTCGCACCCGTCACGCCCACGTCGGCCTCGCGAATCTCGGCCAGCAGTTCGTCGCGGGCGAAGCGCGTCAGTTCCTCGGCGGTCTCCGGGCGGTCGTCGGGGGGCAGGTCGAACGACTCGGCGAACAGGTCGGCGATGCTCTCGCGGGACTTGTGTATCGCGGGGCCGACGATGTGGCTCGGCGCCTCGTCGGCCAACTGGAGCACCCACTCCCCGAGATCCGTCTCGGTGACGCGCGCGCCGTCGGCTTCCAGCGCCGCGTTCAACTCCAACTCCTCGGTGGTCATCGACTTGCTCTTGACCACGTTCCCGCCGTCGACCACCGCCGACACGTAGGCGTTCGCGTCGGCAGCGTCGTCGGCGACGTACAGGTGCCCGCCACGAGCCTCGACCGCCTCTCGGAGGTCGTCGAGCAGGTCCGGGAGACGCTCGATGGCGTCCTCCTTGATCCCCCGCGCCTCCCGCTTCAACGCCTCGTAGTCGTCGAGGTCGGCGGTCGAGTCGATGCGGCCACGGTTGAAGCCGCGCGTGTTCTCGGCGACCGAGTCGCCCTCCGTCTCTAGCAGGTGTTCGATACGGCGAGCCGTCTCCGATCGGGAGTCGGGCTTACTCATCGGGACCTCCTTCCGTGTCGGCCGTTGCGGTGTCGTCGCCGGCGCCCTCGGTGTCGTCCGGCTCCTCCACGAGCACGACGTCGACCTCGCGAGGCCCGTGCGCGCCGATGACGAGGTCGCCCATGTCGGCGGTCGCCGAGGGGCCGGTGGCCAGCACGGCGCTGGCGCCGTCGCGGAGTCGGTCCCCCAGAGCGCCGACGGCCTCGCGCATCCCCGGCACCAGGTCGGTGGCCCGGAGGACGACGACGTGGCGTTCGGGGAACAGCGACACCTGCTCGCTGCCGGCGGCGTCGGCGGCGAGCACGACCGTCCCGTAGTCGGCGATACCGAGACTCGCCGCGGTGACGCCGGTGGCCGCGGCGTCCAGATCTGCGGGCGTCGGGTCGGTGACGACCGACGGCGGCAGGTCGAGGCCGTCAGGGAGGCTGACGCCGACGGCGGGCGGATCGAGCACCGCCGCGACCGCGTCGGCGACGCCTTCGGGAGCGACCCGGTGGACAGTCGCGTGGTGCCGCTCGACGTTATCGACGAACGCCGATCGGGTGTCCGTGGTCATGTCGAGTCATTGCGAAGCCGGGCGCTTGTGTGTTGCGTTGGCACAGATCGGGGGCAGCGGACGCGGTCCCCCGCGGGCTTATGTCACTCGCACACACACCGGGAGACAACCGATGTCTTCCGATATCCCGTCCCCGCCCGACGACGGGCCGGACCTAACCGACGCCGACTACGACTACGCCGCAGACGACGTGGCCCAACCGGGGCTGGTCGCCGACCTGGAGGAACTCGTCGACGGGGACGTGCGCTTCGACACCTACTCCAAGCAACTGTACGCGACCGACGCCTCGGCGTACCGACGCACGCCGATCGGCGTCGTCCTCCCGCGCCACACCGACGACGTGGCGGCGGTGATGTCGTACTGTGCCGACGAGGAGATCCCGGTGCTCCCGCGGGGCGGCGGCACGTCACTGGCGGGGCAGACGGTGAACGAGGCCGTCGTCCTCGACTTCACGCGCTACATGGACGAGATCCACGAGGTCGACCCCGACGCCAGCGAGGCGACCGTCGACGCCGGCGCCATCGTCGAGGAGATCAACGAAGCCGCCGCACCCCACGGGCTGAAGTTCGGGCCGGACCCCGCGTGGCGCGACAAGTCCGCCATCGGCGGCGCCATCGGCAACAACTCCACGGGGTCGCACTCGCTGAAGTACGGCAAGACCGACGCGTACGTCGAGGAGGCGGAGGTCGTCCTCGCGGACGGCTCAGTCGAGACGTTCGGCGAAATCGCGGTCGAGACGATGCGCGAGGAGGCCGACCCCGACGGGGAGGTACTCGAACGGATCTACGCCGAACTCGTCCGCATCATCGACGAGGAGGGCGACGCGGTGACCGAGCGCTACCCGGACATGAAGCGCAACGTCTCCGGGTACAACCTCGACGTGCTCGTCGACGAGGCGCGCGGCGAGTGGGCCGACCAAGGGATCGGCGCCGGCGGCTCCGGCGAGCCTGGCACGGTCAACCTCGCGCGACTCATGTGCGGGAGCGAGGGCACGCTCGGCATCGTCACGGAGGCGACCGTCTCGCTGGTCAAGGTGCCCGAGACGAAGGCCGTGGCGCTGCTCACGTACGACTCACTGAACGAGGCGATGGACGACGTGGCACCGATCCTCGAACACGACCCGGCAGCCGTCGAGGTGCTTGACGACACCCTGCTGGACCTGGCCCGCGAGACGACCGAGTTCGGCGACGTCGTCGGCCTCCTCCCGGACGGCACCGACTCCGTCCTGTTGGTGGAGTTCTACGCGGACGACGACGACGAGGGCCGGCAGAAGGTTGCCGACCTCGTGGCCGACCGCTGCCCCGGCACCGACACGGTCGTCGACCCAGCCGACGGACGGGTCGACACCGACGAGCCGATCCGAGCGGGCGCAGCGATGGAGGCCCACGACGCCGACGAGCGGGCGACGTTCTGGAAGATGCGCAAGTCTGGGCTCCCTATCCTCCTCGGGCGCACCTCCGACGCCAAGCATATCTCGTTCATCGAGGACTGTGCGGTGCCCCCAGAGCACCTCTCGGCGTACGCCGCCGACTTCCAGGACCTGCTGGAGGAGGTTGGTACGTTCGCCTCCTTCTACGCCCACGCCGGGCCGGGCGTGCTCCACGTCCGCCCGCTCGTCGACACGAAGTCGCTTGAGGGGATGGAGCAGTTGGAGCGCATCGCCGAGGGGGCGACAGACCTCGTCGTGAAGTACGGCGGCAGCGTCTCTGGCGAGCACGGCGACGGTCGCGCGCGCACCCAGTGGAACCGCAAACTGTACGGCGACGACCTGTGGAACACGTTCCGCGATCTCAAGACGGCGTTCGACCCCGACTGGCTGCTCAACCCGGGCAACGTCTGCGGCGACCACTCACTCACCGAGCACCTCCGATTCGACCCGGAGTACGCCTTCGACGCGGGGTTCGACCCCGCGCTCAACTGGGACAACGAGAACGGCTTCCAGGGGATGGCAGAGCTGTGTCACGGCTGTGGCGGCTGTCGTGGCGGTCAGTCGACGACTGGCGGCGTGATGTGCCCGACGTTCCGCGCGGCCGACGAGGAGATCCAGAGCACGCGCGGCCGGGCGAACCTCCTTCGGGGGGCGATGTCGGGGGACCTCCCGGCGGACCCGTTCTCCGAGGAGTTCGCCGACGAGGTCATGGACCTCTGTATCGGCTGTAAGGGCTGCAAGCGCAACTGTCCCAGCGGCGTCGACATGGCGAAACTGAAGGCCGAAGTCGCCCACGAGCGCCACGAGCGCGAGGGGCCGAGCCTCCGGGACCGGCTGTTCGCCAACATCAACCTCGTCTCGCGCGTCGGGTCGGCGCTGGCCCCGGTGTCGAACTGGGCGGCGAAGCTCCCCGGCTCGGGATTGGTCGCCGAGAAGGCCCTCGGGATCGCCAGCGAGCGCGACCTCCCGGCGTTCCACCGCACGACGCTGCGCGACTGGTACGAGGCGCGCGGCGGGTCGACGGTGACCGAGGCCGACGCCGACCGCACCGCGGTGCTCGTCCCCGACACGTACACGAACTACAACCACCCCGATGCGGGGAAGGCGGCCGTTCGGGTGCTGGAAGCGGCGGGCGTGCGCGTCGAGTTGGCCGACGTGGAGGACACCGGTCGCCCGGCACACAGTATGGGCTTCCTCGACACGGCGCGCGAGCGGACGGCGGCGGCGGTCGACGACCTCGCACCACGAGTCGCCGACGGTCGCGACGTGGTCGTCGTCGAACCGAGCGAGGCGGTGATGTTGCAGTCTGACCTGCTGGACCTGCACGACTCCGAGGCAGCGGCGACGGTCGCCGCCAACAGCTACGGCGTGTTGGAGTACGTCGACGCGTTCCGCCTCGACGAGGCGATGGACCTCGACGGCGCAGGGTCGCTCACCTACCACGGCCACTGCCACCAGAAGGCGACCAAGAAGGACCACCACGCGGTCGGCGTCCTCCGGCGCGCGGGGTACACGGTCGACCCACTCGACTCGACGTGTTGCGGGATGGCCGGGAGCTTCGGCTACGAGGCCGAGCACTACTCGATGAGCACGGCCATCGCGAACATCCTGTTCGACCAGGTAACCGAGAGCCCCGGGACGGAGGTGACGGCGCCGGGCGCATCCTGCCGCTCCCAACTGGCCGACCGCGAGGGCGCCGACGGCGACCCGCCCCACCCGGTGGAGAAGGTCGCGGCGGCCCTGCGGTGAGTCGCGCGTCGGGAACGGGCCGCTCCCGGGGTCGCGACACCGTTAACACGTGGCGTGCCAACCCGCCCGTATGAACCGACTGACTGCGCTCCCGCTGTTCGGCTTCCTCTCGGTGTTCGGCGTCCTCTACGTCGCCGGCGCCTTCGACGGCGTCCCCGCCGCCGACCGCGTCGGCGGGTTCGTGCTCGGACTGCTCGCGGTGGTCGCGCTCGTCGCGGGCTACTCGTTCGCGCGTGGCTACCGGGGAGACGAGGCTGGTGAGTAGAGAAGGGGCCAGCGTCCCGACCGCCGCCGGTGACAGTTCGCGGCGTTCAGGCGACGAACGCGTTCGAGAACGCCGTGTCGTCGACGACGACGGTGCCGTCGCCGTGGACGGCGATGGAGTGGTCGTCCACGTCGAACGCGAACGTCCACTCGGTCCCGTGGTGGACCGCGAGGAGTCGCAGCGCGTCCGTGTCGAACGTCTCGTGGAGACGGGGGTCGACCGCCGTGATGTCGACGCCCTCGACGGCGGCGATGGCCGCGACGACGGCGACCTCCGGCGCGGCGTACTCCACGTCGAGAGTGTCGGCCGAACGGGTGTCGGCAGAGAGGGTCTGTTGGCTGTCGGTTCTGCGGATGTGTTGGTGACTCATCGTGGGGAGATTCGTTGTGAGATATCGACGCCGCTCCCGATGTAGCGGAAGCACGGCGCGGAGTACGGTGCCTCGTTCTGGTAGTGAAGCGGTAGACGCGTGACATCGATATAAATGTATGTCGGGGAGAGAGCCGCTGTCACCCGATTATCCCCAGTCGCCTCGAACGAGCGCGCGGAGCGCGATGCCGGCTACAGGTCGTCGAGGACCGCGCTGAACGCGTCCAGCGCCGCCGCACAGTCCTCGGGGTCGCGCCCGAGCGAGACGCGGACACCCTCGTCCAGTCCGAAGAAGCGCCCCGGCACGACGAGCACGCCGGCCTCCCAGGCCGCCTGGCTCACCGCGTCGCCGTCGGCGCGCTCGTGTTCGACGTAGCCGAACGGGGAACCGGGGTCGACGCGCCCCGCGAGGTCGTCGCGCTCGTCGAGGAACGTCCGCAGGAGGTCGTGGTTCTCGCGGCAGTGGTCGCGCGCGTCGGCGACCAACTCGTCGCGGTGGGCGAAGAACCGGCGCGCGAGCGCCACGCTCGGCGCCGCCAGCGTCGGGAGGTAGTGGCCCACTTGCCGGGCGCGCTCGACGAACTCCTCCGGGCCGATGATCCAGCCCACGCGGAGGCCGCCGAGCCCGTGGAACTTCGTGAGCGACCCGACGGCGACGGTCGAGGGGAGGTCCGCCGCGGTTGGCCCGCCGAACGGGCCGGCGCCGTCGTCGCAGGTGTACGGTGCGTACACCTCGTCGACGAGGAGGTAGCCGTCGCCGACGGCGTCGACGACCGCGGCGGTGTCCGCCAGCGTCGAGCGCGTCGCCAGCCGACCGGTGGGGTTGTGCCGGTTCGTCACCGTCACGTGTGCCAGCGGCCCCGTCAGGTCGGCGGCGGCGGCCTCGACTCGTTCGGGGTCGAGCACGGCGTTCGGGTCCAGGCGGCGGAACCGCGCGACCTGCATGTCCAACGCCCGCGGCGTCTCGACCAGCGGCTCGTACCCCGGCTTCTCCACCAGCGCCCAGGGCTGGGGCACCTCCTCGCCGTCGTCCGTTGCGGCGGCGACGCGCTCACGCGTGAGCGTCCCCGCGGTAGCACACGCGAGGAAGCCGGCGTGGCTCGCCCCCGCCGTCAGCAGGACGCGCGACTCGTCGACGTCGTACTCGGCGGCGACTCGTTCGGTCAGCGACGCGTCCTCCTCCGGCGGCGACAGCCCAGCGAGCCGGGCCGGGACGGGGTCGTCGGGGCCGACGGGCGGGAGCCGACGGAGGTCGCTGGAGCCGAGGTCGTACTCTGCGGCCTCCGGGCGCCCCTCGATCCACTGCAAGTACGCGAGCGGCGGGAACATACTCCGCGGGTTCGGGGGCCAGCGGAAAAACGCTCCGTCCGCGGTGTCTCCCCGCCGTGGCCACGGCGACCTGGTGCGGTCACCCGTCGATCCGTTCGTACGCGGCGGCGACGGCGTCCTCGGCGGTCTCGGCGTCGGGGTAATGGGCGAGGTGGGAGTCGCA
The DNA window shown above is from Halobaculum marinum and carries:
- a CDS encoding LutC/YkgG family protein, translating into MTTDTRSAFVDNVERHHATVHRVAPEGVADAVAAVLDPPAVGVSLPDGLDLPPSVVTDPTPADLDAAATGVTAASLGIADYGTVVLAADAAGSEQVSLFPERHVVVLRATDLVPGMREAVGALGDRLRDGASAVLATGPSATADMGDLVIGAHGPREVDVVLVEEPDDTEGAGDDTATADTEGGPDE
- a CDS encoding FAD-binding and (Fe-S)-binding domain-containing protein, with translation MSSDIPSPPDDGPDLTDADYDYAADDVAQPGLVADLEELVDGDVRFDTYSKQLYATDASAYRRTPIGVVLPRHTDDVAAVMSYCADEEIPVLPRGGGTSLAGQTVNEAVVLDFTRYMDEIHEVDPDASEATVDAGAIVEEINEAAAPHGLKFGPDPAWRDKSAIGGAIGNNSTGSHSLKYGKTDAYVEEAEVVLADGSVETFGEIAVETMREEADPDGEVLERIYAELVRIIDEEGDAVTERYPDMKRNVSGYNLDVLVDEARGEWADQGIGAGGSGEPGTVNLARLMCGSEGTLGIVTEATVSLVKVPETKAVALLTYDSLNEAMDDVAPILEHDPAAVEVLDDTLLDLARETTEFGDVVGLLPDGTDSVLLVEFYADDDDEGRQKVADLVADRCPGTDTVVDPADGRVDTDEPIRAGAAMEAHDADERATFWKMRKSGLPILLGRTSDAKHISFIEDCAVPPEHLSAYAADFQDLLEEVGTFASFYAHAGPGVLHVRPLVDTKSLEGMEQLERIAEGATDLVVKYGGSVSGEHGDGRARTQWNRKLYGDDLWNTFRDLKTAFDPDWLLNPGNVCGDHSLTEHLRFDPEYAFDAGFDPALNWDNENGFQGMAELCHGCGGCRGGQSTTGGVMCPTFRAADEEIQSTRGRANLLRGAMSGDLPADPFSEEFADEVMDLCIGCKGCKRNCPSGVDMAKLKAEVAHERHEREGPSLRDRLFANINLVSRVGSALAPVSNWAAKLPGSGLVAEKALGIASERDLPAFHRTTLRDWYEARGGSTVTEADADRTAVLVPDTYTNYNHPDAGKAAVRVLEAAGVRVELADVEDTGRPAHSMGFLDTARERTAAAVDDLAPRVADGRDVVVVEPSEAVMLQSDLLDLHDSEAAATVAANSYGVLEYVDAFRLDEAMDLDGAGSLTYHGHCHQKATKKDHHAVGVLRRAGYTVDPLDSTCCGMAGSFGYEAEHYSMSTAIANILFDQVTESPGTEVTAPGASCRSQLADREGADGDPPHPVEKVAAALR
- a CDS encoding HalOD1 output domain-containing protein, with protein sequence MSHQHIRRTDSQQTLSADTRSADTLDVEYAAPEVAVVAAIAAVEGVDITAVDPRLHETFDTDALRLLAVHHGTEWTFAFDVDDHSIAVHGDGTVVVDDTAFSNAFVA
- a CDS encoding pyridoxal phosphate-dependent aminotransferase, coding for MFPPLAYLQWIEGRPEAAEYDLGSSDLRRLPPVGPDDPVPARLAGLSPPEEDASLTERVAAEYDVDESRVLLTAGASHAGFLACATAGTLTRERVAAATDDGEEVPQPWALVEKPGYEPLVETPRALDMQVARFRRLDPNAVLDPERVEAAAADLTGPLAHVTVTNRHNPTGRLATRSTLADTAAVVDAVGDGYLLVDEVYAPYTCDDGAGPFGGPTAADLPSTVAVGSLTKFHGLGGLRVGWIIGPEEFVERARQVGHYLPTLAAPSVALARRFFAHRDELVADARDHCRENHDLLRTFLDERDDLAGRVDPGSPFGYVEHERADGDAVSQAAWEAGVLVVPGRFFGLDEGVRVSLGRDPEDCAAALDAFSAVLDDL